One Proteinivorax tanatarense DNA segment encodes these proteins:
- a CDS encoding M42 family metallopeptidase, which produces MDFEKNYIVEKLTELCNTPSVTGNTANIQRKIKKEIKDLGVEVYANEKGGLIATIPGEKESAITVSAHIDTLGAMVKEIKGNGRLAISLIGGFDFNSIETENCTIHSCKGDYTGSFVLTKGSVHVHGGDTAKQTRDKNSIEIRVDENINTKEDAEKLGIAVGDFVSFDARVFKTKSGYIKSRHLDDKAGVAIILQTIKTLKKQNITPVNTINFFISNYEEVGHGSSFIPQNTHELVAVDMGVVGDGQQGSENCVSICAKDSSGPYDLDMRKSLVKICLEKKIPYKVDIFPFYGSDASAALAAGNNIRVALIGPGVDNSHSYERTHVDGLMATYNLLYHYLTR; this is translated from the coding sequence ATGGACTTTGAAAAAAATTATATAGTTGAAAAACTAACTGAACTATGTAATACGCCATCAGTTACTGGAAATACTGCTAATATCCAACGGAAAATAAAGAAGGAAATTAAGGACCTGGGTGTTGAAGTTTATGCAAATGAAAAAGGAGGACTTATCGCTACTATACCCGGTGAAAAAGAATCTGCGATAACTGTTTCTGCCCACATTGATACCCTAGGAGCTATGGTAAAAGAAATCAAGGGAAATGGCAGGTTAGCAATCAGCTTAATTGGAGGATTTGACTTTAACAGTATAGAAACTGAAAATTGTACAATACATAGTTGTAAAGGCGACTACACTGGTAGTTTTGTGCTAACTAAGGGATCGGTCCATGTACATGGTGGGGATACAGCTAAACAAACCAGAGATAAAAATAGCATTGAAATCAGAGTAGATGAAAATATAAATACTAAAGAAGATGCAGAAAAATTAGGCATAGCTGTTGGAGATTTTGTTTCCTTTGATGCAAGAGTTTTTAAAACTAAATCCGGTTATATAAAATCCCGTCATTTAGATGACAAAGCAGGGGTAGCAATAATCTTGCAGACAATTAAAACTTTAAAAAAACAAAATATAACTCCCGTTAATACTATTAACTTTTTCATCAGTAACTATGAAGAAGTGGGGCATGGCTCTAGTTTTATTCCTCAAAATACCCATGAACTGGTTGCCGTCGACATGGGAGTAGTTGGTGATGGACAGCAAGGAAGTGAGAATTGTGTATCAATATGTGCAAAAGATTCATCAGGACCTTATGATCTAGATATGCGCAAATCTCTAGTAAAAATTTGCCTTGAGAAAAAGATTCCTTATAAAGTAGATATTTTTCCTTTCTACGGTTCAGATGCTAGTGCCGCTTTAGCAGCGGGTAATAATATACGAGTAGC
- a CDS encoding PHP domain-containing protein, which translates to MYTYRGNIHVHSKLSDGTRSVEDIAQIAKKAGLDFVCITDHNCFAFEKTGYYDGLLLIMGSELNKKKHHYLALGISNEIKTNCDNPQVVINEVKAQEGIGIIAHPCEKGSNVMFNGASFPWTNWDVYGYDGIEVWNFCSQWKDQTKNKREALKNLIFSPYKPITGPCKESMAIFDKVSQNRKVFAIAGTDIHSPQIGPWEILSYKQLFNALNNYVLTDKRLPKDALEAETVILDSLRKGQSYFAFEVKHLAKGFNFWISDNKDTFGIGSDLCFKKNLKAVIRLPRNLIAEIYLKKDGKTIYKAKESKAEVKVNERGIYRVEVWEGSSPWIFSNNIYVN; encoded by the coding sequence ATGTATACCTATAGAGGTAATATCCATGTACACTCCAAGCTTTCTGATGGAACAAGAAGTGTAGAGGATATAGCACAGATAGCAAAAAAGGCGGGACTTGATTTTGTCTGCATAACTGACCATAACTGCTTTGCATTTGAAAAAACTGGTTACTACGATGGACTCCTGTTAATAATGGGTAGTGAGCTAAATAAGAAAAAACATCATTATTTAGCTTTAGGAATTTCCAATGAAATTAAAACAAATTGTGATAATCCACAAGTAGTTATAAATGAAGTTAAAGCTCAGGAGGGTATAGGTATAATTGCTCACCCTTGCGAAAAAGGCTCAAATGTAATGTTTAATGGTGCTAGTTTTCCGTGGACTAATTGGGATGTGTATGGGTATGATGGAATTGAGGTATGGAACTTTTGCTCACAGTGGAAAGACCAAACAAAAAATAAAAGAGAAGCTTTAAAAAATTTAATTTTCTCTCCATATAAACCCATAACAGGCCCATGTAAAGAAAGCATGGCTATATTTGACAAAGTTAGTCAAAATAGAAAAGTGTTTGCAATAGCGGGGACTGACATACATAGTCCCCAAATTGGTCCATGGGAGATTTTATCCTATAAACAGTTATTCAATGCACTCAATAATTATGTACTCACTGATAAGAGGTTACCTAAAGATGCCCTAGAAGCTGAAACAGTAATTTTAGATAGTTTAAGAAAGGGTCAGAGTTATTTTGCATTTGAAGTTAAGCATTTAGCAAAGGGGTTTAACTTTTGGATTTCAGATAATAAAGATACATTTGGTATCGGAAGCGATCTATGTTTTAAAAAGAACTTAAAGGCAGTTATTAGATTACCTAGGAACTTAATAGCGGAGATTTATTTAAAAAAAGATGGAAAGACCATTTACAAAGCAAAAGAATCTAAAGCGGAAGTTAAAGTTAATGAAAGGGGGATTTATAGAGTGGAGGTTTGGGAAGGATCAAGCCCATGGATATTTTCTAATAATATTTATGTTAACTGA
- a CDS encoding DUF421 domain-containing protein: MPEALNVFLRAALLYSIVLLMMRLMGKREIGQLSLFDLVVAIMIAELAAIPMEDTTVPLHIGIIPIATLVGAEMLLSYITLKSEKLRKAIEGTPSIIVEEGKILGKEIERLRYSVTDLVSQLREKDISNISDVQYAILENNGELSVILKPEKRPLTPGDVGINPPAGGLPLPLILDGQIQSENLKRANKDIKWLENIVKKEGYKIEEVIYAHVDAQENTYVCRKDIEREVP, translated from the coding sequence ATGCCTGAAGCATTAAATGTTTTCTTAAGAGCAGCTTTACTTTACTCCATAGTGCTATTGATGATGAGGCTTATGGGAAAAAGAGAGATAGGCCAACTCTCTCTTTTTGACTTAGTTGTTGCTATTATGATTGCTGAGCTTGCTGCGATACCAATGGAAGATACAACTGTTCCTTTACACATTGGTATTATACCTATAGCAACGTTAGTAGGGGCTGAAATGTTATTGTCTTACATTACGCTAAAGAGTGAAAAATTAAGAAAAGCAATCGAAGGTACTCCAAGTATCATTGTAGAAGAGGGTAAGATATTAGGAAAAGAAATAGAGCGTTTGCGTTACAGTGTTACAGATTTGGTTTCGCAACTAAGGGAAAAGGATATTAGTAATATTTCTGATGTTCAGTATGCAATACTTGAAAATAACGGTGAACTAAGTGTGATTTTAAAGCCTGAAAAGCGACCTCTTACTCCTGGTGATGTTGGAATTAACCCTCCTGCTGGTGGCCTGCCACTACCTTTGATTTTAGATGGGCAGATTCAAAGCGAGAATTTAAAGAGAGCCAACAAAGATATTAAGTGGTTGGAGAACATAGTTAAAAAGGAAGGATATAAAATCGAAGAAGTTATTTATGCTCATGTCGATGCTCAAGAAAACACTTATGTCTGTAGAAAGGATATTGAAAGGGAAGTTCCATAA
- a CDS encoding DMT family transporter: protein MIKTILPLLVAAISGAAMTFQGTVNSALGKKIGVIEMSLVVHAIGLAASIIAVIFFGTMPKFTLAKTHPHYFFLGGILGVVIIVAVAFTIARTGAALGISVILIAQLVTAVILDHFGIFTLERIPIGATRVIGTILMIVGARLLVK, encoded by the coding sequence TTGATTAAAACTATTTTACCATTGCTTGTTGCAGCTATAAGCGGTGCTGCCATGACATTTCAAGGGACAGTTAATTCAGCTTTAGGAAAAAAAATCGGCGTTATTGAAATGTCTTTAGTCGTTCATGCTATTGGTTTAGCAGCTAGTATAATTGCAGTTATTTTTTTCGGAACAATGCCTAAATTTACTTTAGCTAAAACCCACCCTCATTACTTCTTTTTAGGCGGCATTTTGGGCGTAGTAATAATTGTTGCTGTGGCATTTACTATAGCAAGAACTGGAGCAGCCCTAGGAATATCAGTTATATTAATTGCACAACTTGTTACCGCTGTGATATTAGACCATTTTGGCATTTTTACCTTAGAACGAATTCCCATAGGAGCCACTAGGGTTATAGGGACTATTCTTATGATTGTTGGAGCAAGGCTGTTAGTAAAGTAA
- a CDS encoding OsmC family protein → MESKVETIVKWNGDTKFEGQNSQGNTIDMNPNQQDGLRPTQLVLMAIGGCTGIDVVQMLEKMKQPLKGLSIKVDGVRREEHPKTYEIITIKYSFEGELDEKKVHRAVELSQQKYCGVSNMFVPTAKIEYILEIIK, encoded by the coding sequence ATGGAGAGCAAAGTTGAAACTATAGTTAAATGGAACGGTGATACCAAGTTTGAAGGACAGAATAGTCAAGGGAATACTATAGATATGAATCCTAATCAGCAGGATGGTTTAAGGCCAACTCAATTGGTTTTGATGGCAATTGGCGGTTGTACAGGAATAGATGTGGTGCAAATGTTAGAAAAAATGAAACAACCACTTAAAGGGTTGTCAATAAAAGTAGATGGGGTTAGAAGGGAGGAACACCCAAAAACTTATGAAATAATCACAATAAAATATTCTTTTGAAGGGGAATTAGATGAAAAAAAAGTACATAGAGCTGTGGAGCTATCGCAACAAAAGTACTGTGGCGTCTCTAATATGTTTGTTCCTACAGCAAAGATAGAGTATATATTGGAAATAATTAAATAA
- a CDS encoding RrF2 family transcriptional regulator gives MKISAKGDYACKAVLELALKYSQGKPVQIGEIAKNQKIPLKYLEQILVVLKKGGLAKSKRGAEGGYLLAKEPQNITVADVITLTDGPFVTTPCSDDKCETYDDCCFLPIWSRLEKEIHKVLSETDFAQLCDNANKRRQLMYYI, from the coding sequence ATGAAGATTTCTGCAAAAGGAGATTATGCTTGTAAGGCGGTTTTAGAACTAGCTCTAAAATACTCCCAAGGTAAACCGGTGCAAATCGGAGAAATTGCAAAGAATCAAAAAATACCATTAAAGTATTTGGAGCAAATTTTAGTTGTTTTAAAAAAAGGTGGACTGGCCAAAAGTAAAAGAGGAGCAGAGGGAGGGTATCTGCTAGCAAAAGAACCTCAAAATATAACTGTGGCAGATGTTATAACTCTAACCGATGGACCATTTGTAACGACTCCCTGCTCAGATGACAAGTGTGAAACTTATGATGATTGTTGTTTTTTACCTATATGGAGCAGATTGGAAAAAGAAATACACAAGGTATTATCTGAAACAGACTTTGCACAATTATGCGATAATGCTAATAAAAGGCGACAGCTAATGTATTATATATAA
- the cysK gene encoding cysteine synthase A, with protein sequence MIYNNINELIGKTPLVEVLDPSFHGRLILKLEFFNPGGSVKDRIALAMFEKAEQEGTITPGETTIIEATSGNTGIGLAMVAASKGYELILTMPDTMSIERRKLLKSFGANLELTEGKKGMAGAIDRAKELAEANSKSFIPSQFFNDANPEIHKETTAIEILKDTNENVDYFVAGVGTGGTITGVGQVLKEKIKNIKIIAVEPEDSPILSGGKPGPHKIQGIGAGFVPEILRKEVIDDIATVGHEESYDASRWLAKKHGVLTGISSGAVLNVAIKIARDVNNKDKTIVAIMPDNGERYLSTPLYEEV encoded by the coding sequence ATGATATATAATAATATTAATGAGTTAATTGGCAAGACTCCTCTAGTAGAGGTTCTAGATCCTAGCTTTCATGGGCGGTTAATTTTAAAATTAGAATTTTTTAATCCAGGAGGCAGTGTAAAGGATAGGATTGCACTGGCAATGTTTGAAAAAGCTGAACAAGAAGGGACGATCACTCCCGGTGAAACTACTATTATTGAAGCAACCTCTGGCAATACAGGAATAGGGTTGGCGATGGTAGCAGCATCTAAAGGATATGAACTTATTCTGACTATGCCTGATACTATGAGTATTGAAAGAAGAAAACTATTAAAGTCCTTTGGTGCAAATCTAGAACTTACAGAAGGTAAAAAAGGAATGGCTGGAGCAATTGATAGGGCAAAAGAATTAGCTGAGGCAAACAGTAAGTCATTTATCCCTAGTCAGTTTTTTAATGATGCAAACCCTGAGATTCATAAAGAAACAACTGCTATAGAAATTTTAAAAGACACAAATGAAAATGTGGACTATTTTGTAGCCGGTGTGGGTACAGGCGGAACTATAACAGGAGTGGGGCAAGTATTAAAAGAAAAAATAAAAAACATAAAAATAATAGCTGTTGAACCAGAAGATTCTCCTATATTATCTGGAGGAAAACCAGGACCCCATAAAATTCAAGGTATAGGCGCAGGATTCGTTCCAGAAATCCTTAGAAAAGAAGTAATTGATGACATAGCGACCGTTGGGCATGAGGAATCCTATGATGCTAGTCGATGGTTGGCAAAAAAACATGGTGTTTTAACTGGGATATCTTCAGGTGCAGTTTTAAATGTTGCTATAAAAATAGCAAGGGATGTCAACAATAAAGATAAAACGATAGTTGCTATAATGCCTGATAACGGTGAGAGATATTTGTCTACTCCCTTATATGAAGAAGTTTAA
- the lgt gene encoding prolipoprotein diacylglyceryl transferase, protein MDPVAFNIGPITVYWYGIIIGVGALTALFLIKTLGKKEGVDPEIFDEFLLIALPIGIIGARLYYVLFNLDAYRGDWARIFSIWEGGLAIHGGVLAGTVVAYFFAKVKKIDFWQLGDLVAPGLILAQGIGRWGNYVNQEAYGYETDLPWAMYIDGAYRHPTFLYEFIWNLIVFGILLVLRKKKLARGSIFAFYLIGYSVGRFFIEGFRTDSLMIGSIRTAQLISVILILVGLGLYYYLNKYKAKS, encoded by the coding sequence ATGGATCCAGTGGCATTTAACATAGGTCCTATTACCGTGTATTGGTATGGGATAATAATAGGAGTAGGAGCTTTAACAGCATTATTTTTAATAAAAACTCTAGGTAAAAAAGAAGGGGTTGACCCTGAGATTTTCGATGAATTTTTACTTATTGCTTTGCCTATCGGTATTATCGGTGCGAGATTATACTATGTGCTTTTTAATCTTGATGCATATAGAGGTGATTGGGCAAGAATATTTTCTATATGGGAAGGTGGATTGGCTATACATGGTGGTGTGTTAGCTGGTACTGTAGTTGCTTATTTTTTTGCAAAAGTAAAAAAAATAGATTTTTGGCAGTTAGGGGATTTGGTTGCACCTGGACTAATATTAGCACAAGGTATTGGTAGATGGGGAAATTATGTTAATCAAGAGGCTTATGGTTATGAGACTGATTTACCATGGGCTATGTATATTGATGGGGCGTATAGACACCCAACTTTTCTTTATGAATTTATTTGGAACTTGATTGTATTTGGTATACTCCTAGTTTTAAGAAAGAAAAAACTAGCTAGGGGTTCAATATTTGCTTTTTATTTAATTGGATATTCAGTTGGAAGGTTTTTTATAGAAGGATTTCGGACCGACAGTTTAATGATAGGATCTATCCGTACAGCCCAGCTAATTAGCGTAATACTTATATTAGTGGGTTTAGGATTATATTATTACTTAAATAAATATAAAGCTAAATCTTAA
- a CDS encoding metal-sensitive transcriptional regulator, protein MGCEKQKLLDRLKRIEGQVRGIQKMVDDERYCVDVLTQLAAVRAGVNKVGLMVLEGHTKGCVAQAFENDNEEKAIEELLEVMGKFLK, encoded by the coding sequence GTGGGCTGTGAAAAACAAAAGTTGTTAGATCGGTTAAAGAGGATAGAAGGTCAAGTTCGTGGAATCCAAAAAATGGTTGATGATGAAAGGTATTGTGTAGATGTCCTTACGCAACTAGCTGCTGTTAGAGCAGGTGTAAATAAGGTAGGTTTAATGGTTTTAGAGGGACACACAAAAGGGTGTGTGGCTCAAGCTTTTGAGAATGATAATGAGGAAAAGGCTATTGAAGAGCTTTTAGAAGTTATGGGCAAATTTTTAAAATAA
- a CDS encoding copper ion binding protein has product MVKVIFSVSGMSCEHCKNAVEKALNKLEGVQTVQVDLQLGEVAISYDENIVTREKLINTITETGYSVI; this is encoded by the coding sequence ATGGTTAAAGTTATTTTTAGTGTATCCGGAATGTCATGTGAACACTGTAAAAATGCAGTTGAAAAAGCATTAAATAAACTAGAAGGAGTACAAACTGTTCAAGTTGACTTACAGCTAGGTGAGGTAGCTATAAGTTATGATGAAAATATAGTGACAAGAGAAAAATTAATTAATACTATAACAGAAACTGGATATAGTGTGATATAA
- the mraZ gene encoding division/cell wall cluster transcriptional repressor MraZ produces MFLGEFFHNLDGKGRVIIPAKFREGLGSGFIMTRGLDNCLFVYPKKEWAHMEEKLKSLPFTQGDARAFVRFLFSGATECEIDKQGRVLVPQTLRKYAQIEKEAVIIGVSNRVEVWSKEKWDEYSEKAEQSFDQIAEEIVKFDI; encoded by the coding sequence GTGTTCCTAGGCGAATTTTTTCATAACTTAGATGGAAAAGGAAGGGTTATAATTCCAGCCAAGTTTCGAGAAGGACTTGGTAGTGGGTTTATTATGACTCGAGGACTAGACAACTGTCTTTTTGTATATCCTAAAAAAGAATGGGCCCACATGGAAGAAAAGCTTAAATCACTCCCTTTTACCCAAGGAGATGCACGGGCGTTTGTAAGATTTCTTTTTTCGGGAGCTACTGAGTGTGAAATAGATAAACAAGGTAGGGTTCTTGTACCACAAACCCTAAGAAAATATGCACAGATAGAAAAAGAAGCTGTTATTATAGGTGTTTCGAACAGAGTTGAAGTTTGGAGTAAAGAAAAATGGGATGAATATAGTGAAAAAGCAGAACAATCCTTTGATCAAATTGCTGAAGAGATTGTTAAGTTTGATATTTAG
- the rsmH gene encoding 16S rRNA (cytosine(1402)-N(4))-methyltransferase RsmH: MSFEHETVLRDELVENLKIKKDGVYVDCTLGGGGHTYEILKCLDSNGVVIGIDQDQKAIEYNLAQFKEFKNKFLPVKSNFEFVKDKIQELGIDKVDGICYDLGVSSPQLDDGERGFSYNYDAPLDMRMDKANSFNALDVVNNYPEKELASLIRDYGEEKWAKRIANFIIKERPLETTFQLVEVIKKAIPAAARREGPHPAKRTFQAIRIEVNDELGVIKRGIENGLKCLKPGGRMAVITFHSLEDRIVKKIFKKKAQGCICPKDLPICACQNSPSIRIINKKPILPSNVEIQKNHRARSAKLRVVELI, from the coding sequence GTGAGTTTTGAGCATGAAACAGTTTTGCGAGATGAACTTGTAGAAAATTTAAAGATAAAAAAAGATGGAGTGTATGTAGACTGTACTTTAGGTGGTGGAGGTCATACTTACGAAATTCTAAAATGTCTTGATTCTAATGGTGTAGTTATCGGCATTGATCAAGACCAAAAAGCGATAGAATATAATTTAGCACAATTCAAAGAGTTTAAAAATAAATTTCTTCCAGTAAAAAGTAATTTTGAGTTTGTCAAAGACAAAATACAGGAATTAGGTATAGATAAGGTAGATGGCATATGTTATGACCTTGGAGTATCTTCACCTCAGCTAGACGATGGGGAAAGAGGGTTTAGTTACAATTATGACGCACCTTTAGACATGCGAATGGACAAAGCGAATTCTTTCAATGCTTTAGATGTTGTGAATAATTACCCGGAAAAAGAGTTGGCTAGCTTGATAAGAGATTATGGAGAAGAAAAATGGGCAAAGCGAATTGCTAACTTTATTATCAAAGAGAGGCCATTAGAAACAACATTTCAGTTGGTCGAAGTAATTAAAAAAGCTATACCTGCTGCTGCTAGAAGAGAGGGGCCACATCCTGCAAAAAGGACTTTTCAAGCTATAAGAATTGAAGTAAATGATGAGTTGGGTGTAATAAAAAGAGGAATAGAAAATGGTCTGAAATGTTTAAAGCCAGGTGGAAGAATGGCTGTGATAACGTTTCATTCGTTAGAAGATAGAATTGTAAAAAAAATATTTAAAAAGAAAGCCCAAGGTTGTATTTGTCCTAAAGACTTGCCTATTTGTGCTTGTCAAAACTCACCTAGTATTAGGATAATAAATAAAAAGCCAATCCTACCAAGTAATGTAGAAATACAAAAAAATCATAGGGCAAGAAGTGCAAAACTTAGGGTAGTGGAACTAATTTAG
- a CDS encoding cell division protein FtsL, which produces MMVAERKKQVHNWGNEYQNNSTYTQKGRGPIHPFFKNALLIMIMVGISVGVVYRHANLVAMSREVNSLAVQKNQLADEKNSLQVEVAKASSLSRVETVATEELGLVEPRPEEYKVVRTSPEQSD; this is translated from the coding sequence ATGATGGTAGCTGAAAGAAAAAAGCAAGTACATAACTGGGGAAATGAATATCAAAACAATTCGACTTATACCCAAAAAGGTCGGGGGCCGATTCATCCATTTTTTAAGAATGCATTACTAATAATGATAATGGTTGGAATATCTGTTGGCGTCGTTTATAGGCATGCCAATCTTGTAGCAATGTCTAGAGAGGTTAACAGTTTAGCAGTTCAAAAAAACCAATTAGCTGATGAAAAAAATAGTTTACAAGTTGAGGTTGCTAAAGCTAGTTCACTATCTAGGGTAGAAACTGTTGCCACAGAGGAGTTGGGTTTGGTTGAGCCTCGTCCAGAAGAGTATAAAGTTGTTCGTACTTCCCCAGAACAAAGTGACTAA
- a CDS encoding stage V sporulation protein D has product MKEQLSNVTIRKRVMVTFAVFLTLFSFLIARLFWVQFVRGDYYLEKAENQWNRQLIIRPQRGQIYDRNGELLAGSATAETIVAIPSEIENPKEVSEKLAEILDMEQETVYERITKHSSEVYVQRRVSDEIAQEVKRLNMRGIRTTMESKRFYPNGKLASHVLGFAGIDEGLEGLEQYYEDELGGKPGHIVYESDVRGRELPDGVQRYIPPEDGLDMVTTIDKNIQHIVEAEMAKAMLKYEPKGISVIAIDPNTGEVLALANKPDYNPENYAEYPHESWRNALLSNSFEPGSTFKIVTLAAGLEEDIITPTSGFSCSGSKLVGGRSIRCWRSRGHGSQTYTEVAENSCNPGLMNLGLKLGEDRLFHYIHGLGFGQKTGIDLPGEATGILFNPETMSQVDLAVSSFGQGNSVTPIQQVMGVAAVANGGKLMQPHIAKEFKDVNGNVVRSVEPTAVRTAFSEETAHEMRGILASVVENGSGRFAAIEGYNIAGKTGTAQKIAEDGGYRDDAIIGSFVGFAPVEDPQIVMYVMVDEPTHGPQWGSQIAAPLFKDIMEGVLEYMEIPPNLEEGQQEPPEMAVVPDLINLTLEEARGTLEQVGFNLKHQGEGEYIIDQTPKAGVEIPIDSTLVVQTGDEQSKRDSIVSMPNLIGKSLSEVEVILEMLRLDIDAKGDGVVIEQRPLPGEDIEVNSTVSVNLESP; this is encoded by the coding sequence GTGAAAGAACAACTTTCTAATGTGACCATAAGGAAAAGAGTAATGGTCACATTTGCCGTGTTTTTAACTCTATTTAGTTTTCTAATTGCTAGGTTGTTTTGGGTACAGTTTGTCCGTGGAGATTATTATTTAGAAAAAGCTGAGAACCAATGGAATCGACAATTGATTATAAGGCCGCAAAGAGGACAGATTTACGATAGAAATGGAGAGTTATTAGCTGGCAGTGCAACAGCTGAAACAATAGTAGCGATACCTTCAGAAATAGAAAATCCAAAAGAGGTATCTGAAAAATTAGCAGAAATACTAGACATGGAACAAGAGACTGTATATGAGCGTATTACAAAGCATTCGTCTGAGGTTTATGTTCAAAGGCGGGTGAGTGATGAGATTGCACAAGAAGTAAAAAGGTTAAATATGCGTGGTATAAGGACTACAATGGAAAGTAAAAGGTTTTATCCCAATGGGAAATTGGCTAGCCATGTTCTAGGATTTGCTGGAATTGATGAAGGCCTTGAGGGATTAGAACAGTATTACGAGGATGAACTAGGGGGGAAACCCGGCCACATAGTTTATGAATCTGATGTTAGAGGAAGAGAATTACCAGATGGTGTTCAACGTTACATACCACCAGAAGATGGATTAGACATGGTTACAACCATTGATAAAAATATTCAACATATAGTAGAGGCAGAGATGGCTAAGGCGATGCTAAAATATGAACCAAAGGGGATTTCTGTTATAGCGATAGATCCTAATACTGGAGAGGTATTAGCTTTAGCAAATAAGCCTGATTACAATCCTGAAAATTATGCTGAGTACCCACATGAATCGTGGAGAAATGCTTTGCTTTCTAACAGTTTTGAACCTGGGTCAACATTTAAAATAGTTACCTTAGCTGCAGGACTGGAAGAAGATATAATTACTCCTACATCGGGATTTTCCTGCTCAGGCAGCAAGCTGGTGGGTGGGAGAAGTATAAGGTGCTGGAGATCAAGGGGGCATGGGTCTCAAACTTATACAGAAGTTGCAGAAAACTCATGCAATCCAGGTCTTATGAATCTAGGATTAAAATTAGGAGAAGACAGGCTTTTTCATTATATACATGGCTTAGGTTTTGGACAAAAAACAGGAATTGATCTGCCAGGGGAAGCAACAGGTATTTTGTTTAACCCAGAAACAATGAGTCAGGTGGATCTAGCAGTTAGTTCTTTTGGTCAAGGAAATTCTGTGACTCCTATACAGCAAGTCATGGGTGTTGCTGCCGTTGCAAACGGAGGCAAGTTAATGCAGCCTCACATAGCCAAAGAATTTAAAGATGTCAATGGAAATGTTGTTCGCTCCGTTGAACCTACTGCAGTAAGAACAGCATTCTCTGAAGAAACAGCCCACGAAATGAGAGGTATATTGGCTAGTGTCGTTGAAAACGGTAGTGGTAGGTTTGCTGCAATAGAAGGATATAACATTGCAGGTAAAACAGGAACAGCTCAAAAAATTGCAGAAGATGGTGGATATAGAGATGATGCTATAATAGGTTCTTTTGTGGGGTTTGCACCAGTGGAAGACCCGCAAATAGTAATGTATGTAATGGTAGATGAACCAACTCATGGGCCACAATGGGGTTCTCAAATAGCTGCACCATTATTTAAAGATATTATGGAAGGTGTATTGGAGTACATGGAAATCCCCCCTAACTTAGAAGAAGGACAACAAGAACCGCCTGAAATGGCTGTAGTTCCTGACTTAATAAATCTGACTTTAGAGGAAGCGCGAGGAACTTTGGAGCAAGTAGGATTTAATTTGAAACATCAAGGAGAGGGTGAGTACATTATAGACCAAACTCCTAAAGCTGGCGTTGAAATTCCAATAGACAGCACTTTAGTAGTACAGACTGGGGATGAGCAATCAAAAAGGGATAGCATCGTTTCTATGCCTAACCTAATAGGTAAGTCGTTGTCTGAGGTAGAAGTAATACTAGAAATGCTTAGATTAGATATTGACGCAAAAGGAGATGGAGTGGTAATTGAGCAACGTCCTCTTCCGGGGGAAGATATAGAAGTAAACTCTACTGTGTCAGTAAACTTAGAATCACCTTAA